In the Leptospira limi genome, one interval contains:
- a CDS encoding TIGR02757 family protein, translating into MPADVFLLKKKLENLKNKYQSVSYLDTDPICFPKQFKDPLDIEIISLIACLFAYGSVKNIQNFLNPIISAMGPSPYLFLKQKQSAMEPFLKTVKGYRFQTKEDLIVFFVTLQRMIQVHKGTKPIFESTFLGEEIKFQRERSIQNFQAFMEEEFKITLGNKPLTYGLQFLIGKWNSKSPKKRISLFLRWMVRNQYPDFGIYKQILPSEIPYPMDVHIQKLSKVLGIRDKKQVKLDDAFLLTEYFCLLNPTDPLLYDFYLTRVGIIEKCKGSYVEEICKLCELQEVCLVVPRGIEPRLQG; encoded by the coding sequence ATGCCAGCTGATGTATTCTTATTAAAGAAAAAATTAGAGAATCTAAAAAACAAATACCAAAGTGTATCTTATTTGGATACAGATCCCATTTGTTTCCCAAAACAATTCAAAGATCCACTGGATATCGAAATTATATCCTTGATTGCTTGTTTGTTTGCCTATGGATCAGTCAAAAACATTCAGAATTTTTTAAATCCTATCATTTCAGCAATGGGACCTTCTCCCTATTTATTTTTAAAACAAAAACAAAGTGCAATGGAACCGTTTCTTAAAACAGTAAAAGGTTACCGTTTCCAAACAAAAGAGGATCTAATTGTTTTCTTTGTAACCTTACAGAGGATGATACAAGTTCACAAAGGAACAAAACCAATTTTTGAATCTACTTTTTTAGGTGAAGAAATCAAATTCCAAAGAGAAAGGTCCATACAGAATTTTCAAGCATTCATGGAAGAAGAATTCAAAATTACCCTGGGCAACAAACCACTTACGTATGGTTTACAGTTTTTAATTGGTAAATGGAATTCTAAATCTCCTAAAAAAAGGATTTCTCTTTTTTTACGATGGATGGTTCGAAACCAGTATCCTGATTTTGGAATCTATAAACAAATCCTTCCCAGTGAAATACCCTATCCGATGGATGTTCACATTCAAAAATTAAGTAAAGTATTAGGCATTCGTGACAAAAAACAAGTTAAGTTAGATGACGCATTCCTTCTTACTGAGTATTTCTGTTTACTCAATCCCACCGATCCATTGTTATACGATTTCTATCTAACAAGAGTGGGAATCATCGAAAAATGCAAAGGAAGTTATGTAGAGGAAATTTGTAAGTTATGTGAGTTGCAGGAGGTTTGTTTGGTAGTGCCACGGGGAATTGAACCCCGATTGCAAGGATGA
- a CDS encoding tetratricopeptide repeat protein yields MFHRLFTFALLFLFPNLVFAQKLIGNKEYPELLWGKDEEFDTRDFPNGSFIYHKDDFILTRGKLYTGEPPKSNGSFVYGTETITNSGKWNNDTIELLLNGKANQRGEVIKRLEAGVRFDPQFFPFRYNLGRLYSLEMKYEKALVEFEYAKAEMPEYYKTYLHIAILSEITRQTYYAIMNYKLAVEKNPYDTEALIRLADHYLETGLKNRALLYLNKALKIEEESPNVKLGFARLEMEKGNYHIAYKIFNRTSLTTGEGKQKSYDKKFHYYFAETASKVTDYETAEEQYTKMLSFTNDPFFATVSSKVIARRRDIAKKFAEAKRTQLDDSEEEVTPPNE; encoded by the coding sequence ATGTTCCATCGACTGTTTACATTCGCACTTCTGTTTTTGTTTCCAAACCTAGTCTTTGCACAAAAACTCATCGGGAACAAAGAATACCCAGAACTTTTATGGGGGAAAGACGAAGAGTTTGATACCCGTGACTTTCCGAATGGATCTTTTATTTACCACAAAGATGATTTTATCCTAACTCGTGGAAAACTTTATACCGGAGAACCCCCTAAATCGAATGGAAGTTTTGTCTACGGAACAGAAACCATCACAAATTCAGGAAAATGGAACAACGATACCATTGAACTTCTCTTAAATGGAAAGGCAAACCAAAGAGGTGAAGTCATCAAACGTTTGGAAGCTGGAGTTCGATTTGACCCTCAATTTTTTCCCTTCCGTTACAATTTGGGCAGACTGTATTCACTGGAAATGAAATACGAAAAAGCACTTGTTGAATTTGAATATGCAAAAGCAGAAATGCCAGAGTATTACAAAACATATTTGCATATCGCAATCCTTTCTGAAATCACAAGACAAACTTATTATGCCATTATGAATTATAAATTGGCAGTTGAAAAAAATCCATACGATACAGAAGCACTCATTCGACTTGCTGATCATTATTTGGAAACTGGACTTAAGAACAGAGCACTATTGTATCTTAACAAGGCTCTGAAAATCGAAGAGGAAAGTCCGAATGTAAAACTTGGATTTGCAAGGCTTGAAATGGAAAAAGGGAATTATCATATTGCTTATAAGATTTTCAATCGAACGAGTTTAACCACTGGTGAGGGAAAACAAAAGTCATATGATAAAAAGTTTCATTATTATTTTGCTGAGACAGCTTCAAAAGTCACAGATTATGAAACAGCAGAAGAACAATATACAAAAATGCTCAGTTTCACCAATGATCCGTTTTTTGCGACCGTTTCCTCAAAAGTGATCGCACGTAGAAGGGATATCGCGAAAAAATTTGCGGAAGCAAAACGAACTCAGTTGGATGATTCCGAAGAAGAAGTTACACCACCAAACGAATGA
- a CDS encoding adenylosuccinate synthase: MPANLVVGAQWGDEGKAKVIDYLSKDTDIIVRYQGGANAGHTVVVGGKKYIFHLVPSGIIYDNTTCVIGNGVVLDPEYFLKECADLEAHGFRVKDKVLISDSCHILLPYHRLIDEAREAGSSPERKIGTTKKGIGMCYADKMLRNGVRAGDLLDKDLLKSKLNHILEVKNQELVKYYDLEPVNPTEMYDFLLDFADKMGKNIVNTVYYLNSELEKGKRVLLEGAQGTGLDIDFGTYPYVTSSNPTTGGALAGSGVSFRYLKDVIGITKAYATRVGEGPFPSEILGEAGDVLRKLGGEYGSTTGRPRRCGWFDVQMIKHAVTVNGINSLVLTKIDVLSHYDSIPVVVGYEYKGKKLDFFPSQGLESVKPLFAEFKGWKDDISGINSFSKLPPLCQSYIKSLQDLVNTKIGIVSTGPDRDHTIIMD, from the coding sequence ATGCCTGCAAATTTAGTCGTTGGAGCCCAATGGGGTGATGAAGGAAAAGCAAAAGTTATTGATTACCTTTCAAAAGATACAGATATCATCGTACGTTACCAAGGTGGCGCGAATGCGGGCCATACTGTCGTTGTTGGTGGTAAAAAATATATTTTCCATTTAGTACCTTCAGGGATTATTTATGACAATACTACGTGTGTGATTGGCAATGGGGTAGTTCTTGATCCTGAATACTTTCTAAAAGAATGTGCTGATTTAGAAGCACATGGATTTCGCGTCAAAGATAAAGTCCTTATCAGTGATTCTTGTCATATCCTCCTACCGTATCATCGTTTGATTGATGAGGCAAGAGAAGCTGGTTCTTCCCCAGAACGAAAAATCGGAACCACAAAAAAAGGGATTGGTATGTGTTATGCGGACAAAATGTTACGTAATGGTGTCCGTGCAGGAGACTTACTCGACAAAGACCTTTTAAAATCAAAACTCAATCATATTCTGGAAGTAAAAAACCAAGAACTTGTAAAATATTATGATTTAGAACCAGTGAATCCAACAGAGATGTATGATTTCCTTTTAGATTTTGCTGATAAAATGGGAAAAAACATTGTGAATACAGTGTATTATCTCAATAGCGAATTGGAAAAAGGCAAACGTGTTCTTCTGGAAGGTGCACAAGGGACAGGACTTGATATCGATTTTGGAACCTATCCTTACGTTACAAGTTCCAATCCAACGACTGGTGGAGCCCTTGCTGGTTCTGGTGTAAGTTTCCGTTATTTAAAGGATGTGATTGGGATCACAAAAGCTTATGCAACTAGAGTTGGTGAGGGACCTTTTCCATCCGAAATTTTAGGTGAAGCTGGAGACGTACTTCGTAAGTTAGGTGGAGAATACGGATCCACTACAGGCAGACCAAGACGTTGTGGATGGTTTGATGTACAGATGATCAAACATGCAGTCACAGTGAATGGGATTAACTCACTTGTTCTAACTAAAATTGATGTTCTTAGCCATTATGATTCAATACCTGTAGTAGTAGGATATGAATACAAAGGAAAAAAATTAGATTTTTTCCCATCACAAGGACTTGAGAGCGTAAAACCGTTGTTTGCTGAGTTTAAGGGTTGGAAAGATGATATCTCCGGTATCAATTCGTTTTCGAAATTACCACCTTTATGCCAGTCTTATATTAAATCGTTACAAGACTTAGTGAATACAAAAATTGGGATTGTATCGACTGGACCTGATCGTGATCACACGATCATTATGGATTAA
- a CDS encoding ABC transporter ATP-binding protein, producing MNRMLLETKGLTITVGEKTVLKEVNLSFFEKGLLAVLGENGAGKSTLLKKIFHDSLTSPAWTWPSGKRKIAYLGHELGFYSSLSLEENLDYFASLDGFHSMEKRMELLKLFRLEKRIWDPIHFFSRGMKQKVAIMRVLLSSAEIILFDEPFTGLDFESSLVLSSILNEEKKSKLILTVLHSIPSELECTGQILIRQGNVFVS from the coding sequence ATGAACCGTATGCTTTTGGAGACAAAAGGGCTCACTATTACTGTCGGCGAAAAAACCGTATTGAAAGAGGTGAATCTCAGTTTTTTTGAAAAAGGATTACTCGCAGTCCTTGGAGAAAATGGAGCTGGTAAATCGACATTACTTAAAAAAATCTTTCATGATTCCTTAACCTCTCCTGCCTGGACTTGGCCTAGTGGAAAACGCAAAATTGCTTATTTGGGCCATGAACTTGGTTTTTATTCCTCTCTAAGTTTAGAAGAAAACCTAGACTACTTTGCCTCTTTGGATGGATTCCATTCCATGGAGAAAAGGATGGAGTTATTAAAACTCTTTCGTTTGGAAAAAAGGATATGGGATCCCATCCATTTTTTTTCCAGAGGGATGAAACAGAAAGTTGCCATCATGAGGGTTTTACTTTCATCAGCAGAAATCATTTTATTTGATGAACCATTTACAGGACTTGATTTTGAATCTTCTTTGGTCTTAAGTTCGATTTTAAATGAAGAAAAAAAATCGAAACTCATTCTGACTGTGCTCCATTCGATTCCAAGTGAACTTGAGTGTACAGGTCAAATTTTAATTCGCCAGGGGAATGTCTTTGTTTCTTAA
- the purQ gene encoding phosphoribosylformylglycinamidine synthase subunit PurQ — translation MKVRVVTFPGSNCDKDVGSVLHDYFQADVNYTWYKESFDDVPDLVVLPGGFSFGDYLRCGAMAKFSASMESVVKYANKGGKVLGVCNGFQILTESGLLPGALLHNRTLKYICKDVELVPVKENGFAKHFQGNLSIPIAHGEGAYFADAETLERLEKNGQVVFRYQENPNGSLHDIAGICNEKGNVLGMMPHPERAMNPFTGKMDGKQILEALLKN, via the coding sequence ATGAAAGTTCGGGTAGTCACCTTTCCTGGTTCCAATTGTGATAAAGATGTTGGATCCGTATTACATGACTATTTCCAGGCCGATGTCAATTACACCTGGTACAAAGAATCCTTTGATGATGTTCCTGATTTGGTTGTTTTACCTGGAGGGTTTTCCTTTGGAGATTACTTACGCTGCGGTGCTATGGCAAAATTCAGTGCATCCATGGAATCGGTTGTGAAGTATGCGAACAAAGGGGGAAAGGTTCTTGGAGTTTGTAACGGGTTCCAAATCCTTACCGAATCTGGACTACTTCCTGGTGCACTCTTACACAATCGAACTTTAAAATACATATGCAAAGATGTTGAACTTGTTCCAGTAAAAGAAAATGGTTTTGCAAAACATTTCCAAGGGAATCTTTCCATCCCAATTGCTCATGGAGAAGGTGCATACTTTGCTGACGCAGAAACTTTAGAACGATTAGAAAAAAATGGACAAGTTGTGTTTCGTTACCAGGAAAACCCAAATGGATCTTTACATGACATCGCTGGGATCTGTAATGAAAAAGGAAATGTTTTAGGAATGATGCCTCATCCGGAAAGAGCAATGAATCCTTTTACAGGGAAAATGGACGGCAAACAAATCTTAGAAGCTCTCTTAAAAAATTAG
- a CDS encoding PP2C family protein-serine/threonine phosphatase: METKESQHTILIVDDVPENVELLKYLLSQEGFKTYTAYSAEEARLVLLNTRIDTLLLDVNMPEQDGFSFCRELREMDQFKLLPILFITSIDREVGFQEAMKNGGDDFINKPFNKRELVAKIHSVIRLKDLQDELYQQKSRYEKELQTARRVQDQLIPEKSFIWNGIKAQTLFHPYLQIGGDFVDTWIEEKKLHIVIADCSGHGPSAALIGAMFKMQLFNLVPNMGLKERVSHLRKNMELVLPEDYAITFCYAIIDQELKLSYINGGHPAPIIYMDGETKLLKGMSPMIMGINMITNDEVQSISLKQGSKFFMYTDGASEAMNSKMEYITEEGMRDIFQKSVSIGGDILPTVQNQILEFCGTSTPNDDMAMVCIQL; this comes from the coding sequence ATGGAAACAAAAGAGTCACAACATACAATTCTCATTGTTGATGATGTTCCTGAAAATGTGGAACTTCTCAAATACCTTTTATCCCAAGAAGGTTTTAAGACATATACCGCCTATTCAGCAGAAGAGGCACGTTTGGTTTTACTCAATACCCGCATTGATACTTTATTATTAGATGTCAATATGCCAGAACAGGATGGCTTTTCCTTTTGTCGTGAACTTCGGGAAATGGATCAGTTTAAGCTTTTGCCCATTCTTTTTATCACTTCTATCGATCGTGAAGTTGGTTTCCAGGAAGCCATGAAAAATGGTGGTGATGATTTTATTAACAAACCTTTCAACAAACGAGAATTAGTTGCAAAAATTCATTCTGTGATCCGTTTGAAAGATTTACAGGACGAACTGTACCAACAAAAAAGTAGATACGAAAAAGAACTACAAACGGCAAGGCGTGTCCAAGACCAACTGATCCCGGAAAAAAGTTTTATTTGGAACGGAATCAAAGCCCAGACACTTTTCCATCCGTATTTACAAATTGGTGGTGATTTTGTAGACACTTGGATTGAAGAAAAAAAACTCCATATCGTGATTGCTGACTGTTCAGGGCATGGACCAAGTGCCGCCCTCATCGGTGCCATGTTCAAAATGCAATTATTCAATTTAGTTCCTAATATGGGTTTGAAGGAACGTGTTTCTCACCTTCGTAAAAATATGGAACTTGTACTTCCTGAGGATTATGCCATTACTTTTTGTTATGCGATCATTGATCAGGAATTAAAACTTTCCTATATCAATGGTGGTCATCCAGCTCCCATCATTTACATGGATGGAGAAACCAAATTATTAAAGGGGATGAGTCCTATGATTATGGGAATCAATATGATTACCAATGACGAAGTGCAATCGATCTCTTTAAAACAAGGCTCCAAGTTTTTTATGTACACGGATGGAGCAAGTGAAGCTATGAACTCCAAAATGGAATACATCACAGAAGAGGGTATGCGCGATATTTTTCAAAAATCTGTAAGTATTGGTGGGGATATCCTTCCCACAGTTCAAAATCAAATTTTAGAGTTTTGTGGAACTTCCACTCCGAATGACGATATGGCAATGGTGTGTATACAATTATGA
- a CDS encoding ABC transporter ATP-binding protein → MFKIKNLSVHIGKRTILNDVSLEAKPKEITGLIGKSGSGKSTLFRLALGLLPKSDGYEWNGEIEWKGEMLGNQHCPKIQPVFQDPFGSFSPYNIIGELLLEPLKVQKQLVLNQEMIDKENTRIGNLCHRFELPVSLLKNTKQELSGGQLQRFAILRALLMNPEYLLLDEPVTALDVLVQKKIAEELKEINQKDSLGMLIVSHDLGFLSYMCDQIFVLEEGSITEFGNPKQLLKHPQSKLLQELVFARNHSFGGVTSSSESSN, encoded by the coding sequence ATGTTTAAAATCAAAAATCTTTCAGTTCATATAGGGAAACGAACCATCTTAAATGACGTATCCTTAGAAGCAAAACCCAAAGAAATCACTGGCCTCATTGGAAAATCGGGATCTGGTAAATCCACTTTATTTCGTTTGGCACTTGGTTTACTTCCAAAGTCTGATGGATATGAGTGGAATGGGGAAATAGAATGGAAGGGCGAAATGTTGGGAAATCAACATTGTCCCAAAATCCAACCTGTTTTCCAAGATCCCTTTGGTAGTTTTTCACCGTACAATATAATTGGCGAATTATTATTAGAACCACTTAAGGTTCAGAAACAATTAGTCTTAAATCAAGAAATGATCGATAAGGAAAACACAAGAATTGGAAATTTATGTCATCGATTTGAATTACCAGTGTCTTTATTAAAAAATACAAAACAAGAGTTAAGTGGTGGTCAATTACAAAGATTTGCTATACTAAGGGCATTGCTAATGAATCCAGAATACCTATTATTGGATGAACCAGTAACAGCCCTTGATGTTCTTGTGCAAAAGAAAATTGCTGAAGAATTAAAGGAAATCAACCAAAAGGATTCATTAGGAATGTTGATTGTTTCACACGACCTTGGATTTTTATCTTATATGTGTGATCAAATATTTGTATTGGAAGAGGGAAGTATCACTGAATTTGGAAATCCAAAACAACTTCTAAAGCATCCACAATCGAAACTATTACAAGAATTGGTTTTTGCCAGAAATCATTCGTTTGGTGGTGTAACTTCTTCTTCGGAATCATCCAACTGA
- a CDS encoding hydroxymethylglutaryl-CoA lyase produces MEKVKITEVGPRDGLQNEKTILSTQDKFEFVKRLVESGTKHIELTSFVRKDRIPQMGDAIELSALVLPKFANDVEFSCLTPNTKGYEAAKQAGFKEVAVFTATSESFTKKNINMTVLESFTSFQPIFEQAKQDGIKVRGYISTVIACPYEGKITPDKTLDVALRLLDAGAYEISLGETIGVAVPDEVEKLFDVLLKKIPISYLNCHFHDTYGMAIANTKQALSMGIRSFDSSAGGLGGCPYAKGAAGNVATEDLVYFLTREGYDTGIQLDSLVKVSQFMETKLDRQFSSRTYIAKKNAS; encoded by the coding sequence TTGGAGAAAGTAAAAATCACAGAAGTAGGACCAAGAGACGGATTACAAAACGAAAAAACCATTCTCTCAACTCAGGATAAATTTGAATTCGTAAAACGTCTAGTAGAATCTGGGACAAAACACATCGAGCTCACTTCATTTGTCAGAAAAGATAGAATACCCCAAATGGGTGATGCGATTGAACTATCTGCACTCGTGTTACCAAAATTTGCAAACGATGTAGAGTTTTCATGTCTAACTCCCAACACTAAAGGATATGAAGCAGCAAAACAAGCGGGTTTCAAAGAAGTGGCAGTGTTTACTGCGACTTCTGAATCTTTTACGAAAAAAAACATCAACATGACAGTTTTGGAAAGTTTTACTTCCTTCCAACCTATTTTTGAACAAGCCAAACAAGATGGAATCAAAGTCAGAGGTTATATTTCAACAGTGATTGCCTGTCCCTATGAAGGAAAAATAACACCTGATAAAACATTAGATGTCGCATTGCGACTATTAGATGCTGGTGCCTATGAAATTTCCTTAGGGGAAACGATAGGTGTTGCTGTTCCGGATGAGGTTGAAAAATTATTTGATGTCTTACTTAAAAAAATTCCGATTTCTTATCTCAATTGTCATTTCCATGATACCTATGGAATGGCAATTGCGAATACTAAACAAGCTCTCTCCATGGGGATCCGAAGTTTTGATAGTTCCGCTGGAGGGTTAGGTGGTTGTCCCTATGCAAAAGGAGCCGCAGGGAATGTGGCAACAGAAGATTTGGTATATTTTTTAACGAGAGAAGGATATGATACAGGGATACAATTGGATTCACTAGTAAAAGTGAGTCAATTTATGGAAACAAAACTAGACCGTCAGTTTAGTTCCAGAACCTACATTGCCAAAAAAAATGCCAGCTGA
- the ccsA gene encoding cytochrome c biogenesis protein CcsA, protein MERKIKLIHPALDFAFYIAVCISLVIAVFVSILYPNVILEQGLSHRIFYLHVPVAWVALYGPLLSFVFSLIYFIKKDLLWDRLAFTANQLAFLFALGVLFSGPIWAYSAWGVPWDKTDARLQSFFILCLSLLSYFIFRYLVPSRKKKAILSAYLSVLCALSAVLTWGAIRWIENPGNHPGSVLGKGGMDSDMKQTMWLGVLAYHFLFLFLFFLSNRNEKIQEIKNHLRSEFN, encoded by the coding sequence ATGGAACGTAAGATCAAACTGATCCACCCGGCTTTGGATTTCGCCTTTTACATCGCAGTCTGTATCTCTTTGGTGATTGCTGTATTTGTTTCGATCCTATATCCCAATGTCATTTTGGAACAAGGCCTAAGCCATAGAATTTTTTACCTACATGTTCCAGTCGCCTGGGTTGCATTATACGGCCCACTGTTATCGTTTGTTTTTTCTCTGATTTATTTCATCAAAAAAGACCTGCTATGGGATCGGCTCGCATTTACTGCAAACCAACTTGCTTTTCTTTTTGCCTTAGGCGTTTTATTTTCCGGTCCCATTTGGGCATATAGTGCATGGGGAGTTCCTTGGGACAAAACAGATGCTAGGTTACAATCATTCTTTATTTTATGCCTTTCTCTCCTTAGTTATTTTATCTTTCGATATTTGGTTCCATCTCGCAAAAAAAAGGCCATCTTATCGGCTTATCTTTCTGTTCTTTGTGCTTTAAGTGCGGTTTTGACTTGGGGAGCCATTCGTTGGATTGAAAATCCTGGAAACCACCCGGGCAGTGTGCTTGGAAAGGGCGGAATGGATTCGGACATGAAACAAACGATGTGGCTCGGTGTTCTTGCTTACCATTTTTTGTTTTTGTTTCTCTTTTTCCTTTCGAACCGAAACGAAAAAATACAGGAAATTAAAAATCACCTTCGGTCCGAATTCAATTAA
- a CDS encoding heme exporter protein CcmB, with amino-acid sequence MSLFLNLLKKDFYLIGRSLGGVVSLFTLSVSVVFIFYTSIEVNEMLSARSIRGLKWAIIFILNFVIVSQSLWEERESMGWEASSSYVSPTYLYISKSITIWFCTILVNALLILVLSIFFQNMVLERYLGEWLFANLGSGCLVFLGVSLGVVAFESRLKEIIIPLLQLPFSIPLFLFGLEAENRYWMEPGLYLPSIGLLLFFLLFYGTLGSIMVETLQNE; translated from the coding sequence ATGTCTTTGTTTCTTAATCTATTAAAAAAAGATTTTTATTTGATTGGGCGTTCACTAGGTGGAGTCGTTTCTCTTTTTACATTGAGTGTTTCTGTCGTTTTCATTTTTTATACATCCATTGAAGTGAACGAAATGTTATCGGCAAGGAGTATCCGTGGTCTGAAATGGGCAATCATCTTCATTCTCAACTTTGTCATTGTAAGCCAAAGTTTATGGGAAGAAAGAGAATCTATGGGATGGGAAGCAAGTTCCAGTTATGTCAGTCCTACTTATCTATACATTAGCAAATCGATTACAATTTGGTTTTGTACCATCCTTGTAAATGCACTCCTTATCCTCGTATTATCGATCTTTTTCCAAAATATGGTTTTGGAACGTTATTTAGGAGAGTGGTTATTTGCAAACTTAGGAAGTGGGTGTTTGGTGTTTTTGGGTGTATCCCTTGGAGTGGTTGCATTTGAAAGCCGACTGAAAGAGATCATCATTCCCCTCTTACAACTTCCGTTTTCGATTCCATTGTTTTTGTTTGGACTAGAAGCTGAAAATCGATACTGGATGGAGCCTGGATTGTATTTACCTTCGATTGGATTACTTTTGTTTTTCCTTCTATTTTACGGAACCCTTGGTTCCATTATGGTAGAAACCTTACAGAATGAGTAG
- a CDS encoding phosphoribosylaminoimidazolesuccinocarboxamide synthase, whose translation MIPSPHYKGKVRDVYDLGSELLLVATDRISAFDVVFSEPVEDKGKVLTRISTQWFRYFSDINNHLITDDVSRFPKPYQNEPNLIGRSVLVKKAKRIDFECVVRGYLTGSAWKEYLQLGTIAETAYPKGLQESYQFPTPIFTPARKNDAGHDENVSESTMEKEVGSDLFQKVKTISLHLYEKAHQLMAKQGILLCDTKFEFGLIDGEPVLIDEILTPDSSRYWDASTYALGKTPASFDKQILRNWLESTSWDKNPPPPKLPESLIQELRKKYLELEDKINICLSQK comes from the coding sequence ATGATCCCGAGTCCCCATTATAAAGGAAAGGTGAGAGATGTTTATGATCTTGGTTCTGAGTTATTACTAGTAGCAACGGATCGGATTTCTGCCTTTGATGTTGTATTTTCCGAACCTGTTGAAGACAAAGGGAAAGTCCTCACTCGAATTTCCACCCAATGGTTTCGTTATTTTTCGGATATAAACAACCATCTGATCACAGATGATGTTTCCCGTTTTCCAAAACCTTACCAAAATGAACCAAACCTGATTGGACGTTCTGTCCTTGTGAAAAAAGCAAAACGAATTGATTTTGAATGTGTGGTTCGTGGTTACCTCACAGGTTCTGCTTGGAAGGAATACCTACAATTGGGAACCATTGCGGAGACCGCTTACCCTAAGGGTTTACAAGAATCCTACCAATTTCCCACACCCATTTTCACACCCGCGAGGAAAAACGATGCTGGCCATGATGAAAATGTCAGTGAGAGCACAATGGAAAAGGAAGTGGGATCCGATTTATTCCAAAAAGTAAAAACGATCTCCCTCCACCTTTACGAAAAAGCCCACCAATTGATGGCAAAACAAGGGATCCTTCTTTGTGATACCAAATTTGAATTTGGGCTCATCGATGGAGAACCGGTTCTCATTGACGAAATTTTGACACCAGACTCTTCCCGGTATTGGGATGCGTCAACCTATGCCCTTGGGAAAACTCCCGCCAGTTTTGATAAACAAATCCTACGAAATTGGCTCGAATCCACCTCTTGGGATAAAAATCCACCACCCCCTAAACTCCCCGAATCCTTGATTCAGGAACTACGTAAAAAATACTTGGAATTGGAAGATAAAATCAATATATGTTTGTCGCAAAAATAA
- the purS gene encoding phosphoribosylformylglycinamidine synthase subunit PurS — protein sequence MFVAKINVTLKESVLDPQGQTVLRTLHDQGKGQVQDLRVGKYIELKLNASSLKEAESIAKEICESVLVNQVIETYKLVVESQ from the coding sequence ATGTTTGTCGCAAAAATAAATGTTACCCTCAAAGAATCCGTCCTTGATCCCCAAGGCCAAACAGTGCTCCGTACCCTTCATGACCAAGGAAAAGGACAAGTCCAGGACTTACGTGTGGGAAAATACATTGAACTCAAACTCAATGCCTCTTCCTTAAAAGAGGCTGAATCGATCGCCAAGGAAATTTGTGAATCAGTCCTTGTGAACCAGGTGATTGAAACTTACAAACTGGTGGTTGAATCCCAATGA